CACGAACAGTATGATGTTCGTGTTCTTGTTTTAATTCCTGTATGGTGCAATTGAAATAAGCGCGAGACAGGCCGAGCCGGCACAGCTTAGTGCGTTTTAATTCCTGTATGGTGCAATTGAAATAAAACGGCGATAAAATAGCGTTCGAGATTTTCCGCAGTTTTAATTCCTGTATGGTGCAATTGAAATTAGTTGTAGCGATTGTCTCAGTTGCATTACTCCTTACGTTTTAATTCCTGTATGGTGCAATTGAAATAAATAACGAGAAAAAGAATGCTTAAATTGTTCTTCGTGTTTTAATTCCTGTATGGTGCAATTGAAATAGAAGAGGGTAAACTATTTGCTAATCTTGAATGCTTGTTTTAATTCCTGTATGGTGCAATTGAAATTCTCAATATCTTTCATAGCTACTAAAAATTTACGAAGTTTTAATTCCTGTATGGTGCAATTGAAATATTGCTGTTAATTCTGTCATCTCTTATTTCTTTTAGTTTTAATTCCTGTATGGTGCAATTGAAATTCTATCTGCGTATAGCCCTCGCCGTCCACGCCCTGGTTTTAATTCCTGTATGGTGCAATTGAAATTGCCCCCTCACCCATCTAACCTCGAGCCGTTGAGCCGTTTTAATTCCTGTATGGTGCAATTGAAATGATTACATAATGATAGACGACAGAGATTGTGCAGAAGTTTTAATTCCTGTATGGTGCAATTGAAATGTACTGATAATTACGCTGCAAGGTCAGACGGTGATGTTTTAATTCCTGTATGGTGCAATTGAAATTTGCCAGGGCTTGCTGATGCGCGCGCTCCAGCTGCTGTTTTAATTCCTGTATGGTGCAATTGAAATACAGAACCAGCTCCGTCAAATCTCCCGCTTTTTGTCGTTTTAATTCCTGTATGGTGCAATTGAAATTGCCCCCTCACCCATCTAATCTCGAGCCGCTGAGCCGTTTTAATTCCTGTATGGTGCAATTGAAATTATTCATTCGCTCAAGCGAGGGCATCCTGCTGCAGCGTTTTAATTCCTGTATGGTGCAATTGAAATGCTCGCGGAGGGAGAGGGTGCCGGTATCCTGCCTCCGTTTTAATTCCTGTATGGTGCAATTGAAATAGAGTCTGTATGTGAAAGTGTAGTTCGAAACATTATGTTTTAATTCCTGTATGGTGCAATTGAAATAGAATACTTTGAAGTTGTATTCAATTACTTTGAAGTTTTAATTCCTGTATGGTGCAATTGAAATCCGTTGTGACAGAGCTGCGCCGTCGTGGCTATGATGGTTTTAATTCCTGTATGGTGCAATTGAAATTGAAAGCCCGAAGATAATCTACACGCAAGATTGTTAGTTTTAATTCCTGTATGGTGCAATTGAAATCGTCATCAGGTGGATATTCTTACTGCTATCCACGAGTTTTAATTCCTGTATGGTGCAATTGAAATTCGTCTGCGACGTATCGCAGCTCTGCCAGCTCCGCGGTTTTAATTCCTGTATGGTGCAATTGAAATGCATCTTCGCAGGAAAGAAGAAGGCTCCGTCCTCGAGTTTTAATTCCTGTATGGTGCAATTGAAATAACAGTCAAGGGGGAGCCGACCTCTCCGGCGGATTTGTTTTAATTCCTGTATGGTGCAATTGAAATGCAGTGCGGCCGACAAGGCTAACCTCGCTCAGCTGAGTTTTAATTTCTGTATGGTGCAATTGAAATAATCCATGTTCATGAGGAGAGGATACGAGTTCTATTGTTTTAATTCCTGTATGGTGCAATTGAAATCCTTTTGCTATTGCAGCAAACATATACAATAATAAGTTTTAATTCCTGTATGGTGCAATTGAAATACTTCATGGATTTAGCGAGATACTCATTATAATTAAGTTTTAATTCCTGTATGGTGCAATTGAAATTCTTCAAAGATAGTTGTTATCAAATATCGCGCTGAAGTTTTAATTCCTGTATGGTGCAATTGAAATATCTTCAAAGATAGTTGTTATCAAATATCGCGCTGAAGTTTTAATTCCTGTATGGTGCAATTGAAATGCTCAAGCGTCCAAGAAAGTTCAAGAAATTGTACTAGTTTTAATTCCTGTATGGTGCAATTGAAATTACTATGGTGTCTGCATTTGAGATACGCAAATAGCAAGTTTTAATTCCTGTATGGTGCAATTGAAATCCTCAATATCTTTCATTGCGACGAGAAATTTGCGAAGTTTTAATTCCTGTATGGTGCAATTGAAATAATCTATGATGATATAGAAGAAGACGACTTGTTGTTGTTTTAATTCCTGTATGGTGCAATTGAAATATTAATGATTTTCTGAAATAAAGAAGCAGTTGCATAGTTTTAATTCCTGTATGGTGCAATTGAAATCTCAATATCTTTCATTGCGACGAGGAACTTGCGAAGTTTTAATTCCTGTATGGTGCAATTGAAATCCCCGTGGTAACTCATACCACCGACTATTCCACCGTGTTTTAATTCCTGTATGGTGCAATTGAAATTTTGAGTAATCATCGAATAATTATCGATTAATCATTGTTTTAATTCCTGTATGGTGCAATTGAAATTTATATGCATCATATTCTTAAAGTATTTTATTTGAAGTTTTAATTCCTGTATGGTGCAATTGAAATGACGAATACGGCGTTCATCATCGATAGTCGCGATGCGTTTTAATTCCTGTATGGTGCAATTGAAATCGGGCGGCCAACCGGTCACAACAAGAATAGACCGATGTTTTAATTCCTGTATGGTGCAATTGAAATTTCCTTCCAGTCGCAGCTTAAGATACTGCGACTACGTTTTAATTCCTGTATGGTGCAATTGAAATAATTTTCATCAGAGCATAAAAAAGGGCAAACTTTTTGTTTTAATTCCTGTATGGTGCAATTGAAATGATACGAGCACCAAGGCTGCGATACCGATTGCGTAGTTTTAATTCCTGTATGGTGCAATTGAAATCCTCGAGCAGATCTTCCTGCTCTTTGATGAGTGAGGGTTTTAATTCCTGTATGGTGCAATTGAAATGCAGGTTGATTATAATGTTGAAGATGCTTTAAGGGGTTTTAATTCCTGTATGGTGCAATTGAAATCTCGTATCGACTTTCAAGCAGGCTGGAGTGCAGCCTGTTTTAATTCCTGTATGGTGCAATTGAAATAATATGAGATCGGAAACAATTATAGTTGCGTCGATATGTTTTAATTCCTGTATGGTGCAATTGAAATTCACAATAACCGACAAAATGTCTCGCGTAACGTACAAGTTTTAATTCCTGTATGGTGCAATTGAAATGTCGCCTGTTTTCTTGAACTCCTCACTGATTCGTAGTTTTAATTCCTGTATGGTGCAATTGAAATGATGGTGTCGACATCATACGACAATAGATCGTCGAGTTTTAATTCCTGTATGGTGCAATTGAAATGATGGTGTCGACATCATACGACAATAGATCGTCGAGTTTTAATTCCTGTATGGTGCAATTGAAATAATATTTTTTCAAAAATTGTAAAACTTATTAAGTCAGTTTTAATTCCTGTATGGTGCAATTGAAATAAGTTGCTGATTGTCTTAGAATGAAAGGTTATGCTCGTTTTAATTCCTGTATGGTGCAATTGAAATATAATATTACATAATGGCACACTGATGGTAAACTTGTTTTAATTCCTGTATGGTGCAATTGAAATCATGATGTACAAATATATCATGATCGTATACTACGTTTTAATTCCTGTATGGTGCAATTGAAATCCGTTACAAATATAGGCTTTTCTGTTTGAATGTGAGGAGTTTACGAGAAGGTGAAACCCAAAATTCAGACATTCATAGTTGTCGATGTCTGATTCTATGAAAAACCAAGGGGTGTGACGACTGATATATTTTATTGATTATCAATCATTTCAAAGATCGCCGGAGGTTAATCATAACAAAAGGCTTGATGAATTTGCTCGAATCGACGCTTCAAAAGATAGATAGCGGGAGCTGTATCGTGCTGTATTATAGAAATATATCCGTTGCAGAACGCTCTTTGCCAATTATTTCTTTTTCCAACCAACGTTCTTGTCTGGAAGAAAATATGATCAGACTATCTTCTTCTTTTTCCATAATTCTGGCTGCTCTACTCTTCAGCTCTAAGAGCTTGACTTCCGATATTTCCCCCTCGAACACAGAGTTCTGAATCCAATTCAGATATTTTCTGCACAGTTTTAGCATTTTGCCAACACGCTTTTCCCCGATATCGTACACTAAAATAATATACATTACCAATACATCTTAAAGGGTTGATACTCTTCGATCCCAAGAATGTCTTTGGCTATTTTGTAGCATTCGAGCTTGACCAGGTGCTTGAAACTGATGGAACGATTGAGCTTGCGATGTCGAATCGTTTCAGAAAGTCTTTCTTCGAAGGCTTGTACGAAAAGCTTCTTTCCCGATGGATTTAGGATACATTTATTGAGTTGCTTGTCGAAGTGTTTGGCCTGTATTATTCTCTTGTTCATGACTTTGAAGATTGTGCGATCTACCAATATGGGCTTAAACACTTCCGATATATCCAAGCATAGAGAGTATCGCCTCTCCCCGGGCGTATGTAGGAAGCTGATCGTGGGATTCAGTTGGCTTTGATGGATTGCCTTCAGGCATAGGGTGTAGCACATCATATTGCCGAAAGAGATGAGTGCATTTACCTCATTTTGAGGGGGTTGTTTGCTTCTCGCCCCCATTTCGAAAGGATCGATAATAAGGTTGAAAGCATCATAGT
This genomic stretch from Porphyromonas gingivalis ATCC 33277 harbors:
- the cas2 gene encoding CRISPR-associated endonuclease Cas2; the protein is MYIILVYDIGEKRVGKMLKLCRKYLNWIQNSVFEGEISEVKLLELKSRAARIMEKEEDSLIIFSSRQERWLEKEIIGKERSATDIFL